The stretch of DNA CAGCACATCGGCCTTAATCTCCGCTGCTCGTAATGCAGCCGTAGTGTCTGTAGTGAAATAAGGATTGCCCGTGCCCCCGGCAAAAATTACCACTGTTTTATCTTTCAAATATTCCATAGTTTTATCTTTTGAATATTTTTTCACAAAATTTGAAACTGTAAATGCTGACTGCACTTCGGACGACACCCCGATTTTTTGCAGCGTCTCTTTAAGGGCAAGGGCATTCATAACAGTTGCAATCATACCGATCTGGTCAGCTGTTACCCTATCCATATTCTTGCTTGCGCCCCGCCAGATGTTTCCTGCACCTATCACTATTCCTATTTGAATATTTTTTTCGTAAGCGGATTTGATTTCAACAGCAATTGACTTAACCGAATCGGGATTTATGCCGATGCCGTCTCTTCCCGCCATCGCTTCTCCGGATAATTTTAGCAATATTCTTTTATATTTCATTTTTTGGTTTTTTTTAACGCAATAAGTAATAAATATTTTTAAAAACCGCTCAATATTCGCCCAACACAAAACGTGAAAAACGACGAATCATAATATTTTCGCCGATCTTTGCAACGGCATTCGTTATTAAATCTTTAACCTTTTCTTTGCCCGAAGTATCCCTTATATATGGCTGATCCAAAAGACAAACTTGAGAATAAAATTTTTCCAGTTTACCTACAATAATTTTATCCCAAACATTTTCAGGTTTTCCTTCTTCTTTAAGCTGGACTTTATAGATTTCTTTTTCTTTTTCAATGACTTCGGCAGGAATGTCCTCCCGTTTGATGTATAGAGGATTTGCTGCGGCTATCTGCATAGCTATTTCTTTTGCGAGTTTTTGAAAATCTTCAGTTCTTGCGACAAAATCTGTTTCACAGTTTATTTCAACAAGTACGCCAAGCTTCCCGCCGGCATGTATATATGAGTGCACCAAACCCTGTTTTGCAACCCTTTCGGCTTTTTTCACGGCAGACGCAATACCTTTTTCCCTTAAGAATTGTATTGCCTTATCAATATCGTCCTTAGCATGCGCAAGAGCAGTTTTACAGTCCATAATTCCTGCTCCCGTCATTGAGCGAAGTTTTGTAATTAAATCAGTTGATGGGCTCATTTTGTACCTCTCCTTTATTTTTTGATTTTGTTTCGGTCTCTAAAACTTTTTCTGTAGCTATATTTTCTTCTGAATCAGATTCTGATCTATCAAGATTTGAAGAACTTTCTTCTTGTTTGTTTAATTGCCCCTTTCCTTCTAAAACGGCATCCGCCATTATGGAACAGAAAAGTTTTACTGCTCTGATAGCGTCATCATTTCCGGGTACCGGATAATCAATCAAGTCGGGATCGCAGTTTGTGTCACATATGGCAACAATCGGGATATGAAGTTTTCTTGCCTCAGCCACCGCGGTAGCTTCTTCGGAAGGATCTACAATGAAAACTATTCCCGGCAATTCTTTCATTTCCTTTATTCCTTCAAGCGATTTATCCAGCCGTATTCTTTCTTTTTCTTTCTGTGACTCTTCCTTTTTGGATAAAAGTTTAAAGACTCCTTCAGCTTTCATCTTTGTGAGTTCATGAAGTCTTGATATTGATTTTTTAATGGTTTCAAAATTAGTAAGTGTTCCTCCAAGCCAGCGGTCGCATACAAAAAAAGCGCCGCACCTCAAAGACTCTTCTTTAAGAGGAACTTGCGCCTGTTTTTTAGTGCCTACAAAAAGCACGGATTTTTCTTCAGATACCGAATCCCGCACAAATTTATACGCTTTTTTAAGTTCTTTTACGGTCTTCTGCAGGTCCACGATGTGTATCTTGTTTCTCGTTCCAAAAATGAATTTTGCCATTTTGGGATTCCATCTTCTAGTCTGGTGTCCAAAATGAACACCTGCTTCCAGCAACGCTTTCATTGAAATGTTTGACATTCTCTTACTTCCTCCTTTTCGGTTTTTTCCCCTGCCGTTTAGTCCACCCTGCTTTCTTGCCCCGTGGAATGCAAAGCATTCCCGGGACCAAAGTCCCTGAAATCGTTTCTGATTTCTAGGGGCGAAAGCAAGAAGGGGGACTGCGGGGGACCTCCACCGCGTTCAGCTTTCCATTGGCCCGAACTCATCAAGAGCTTCAGGGACCCCAAAGGAAATCCCGCGGTGTGTTTATTTTGAGCTAAATATTTTATCAAATTTTCGTTTAATCTGCAAGGAATTTCTAGCGGTAAAAGAGAGTTTATCCAAAGGTATTTACCCGCCCTACGCAGAAAGCCCCTGACTCTTGTCGGGAAATGGATGAGAAGAAGGGTATCCGCCGTAGCCCTTCGACTTCGCTCAGGACAGTGAGCCTGTCGAACTGCTGTGTCATCAATACGGTGAATAACCGTGTTTTTTGATGACACGAATAGCGTAGGCGGATGCTTCGGCGCCTGCCTCGCCGGCGGGCGGGGATTCCGCCGAAGGTGGAGCATATGTCCTCGACCCATAGGATCTATGGGCCCGAGGGCCGCCGAATCCTGTCGGCGCGGCTCCACTATTTTTCCATACTTGATAATTCCATTGATTTTAAGAAGTCTTTATTTGATTTAGTTGCCGAGACTTTTTCTAAAAGCATCTCCATAGCTTCAATAGGATTTAGCGTCGAAATAACTTTCCTCAGTATCCAGACCTTATTAAGTTCGTCTTCACTCAAAAGAAGTTCTTCTTTTCTTGTGCCGGACCTGGTTATATCTAT from Elusimicrobiota bacterium encodes:
- the pyrH gene encoding UMP kinase, which produces MKYKRILLKLSGEAMAGRDGIGINPDSVKSIAVEIKSAYEKNIQIGIVIGAGNIWRGASKNMDRVTADQIGMIATVMNALALKETLQKIGVSSEVQSAFTVSNFVKKYSKDKTMEYLKDKTVVIFAGGTGNPYFTTDTTAALRAAEIKADVLLKATQVDGVYDDDPKKNKNAKKFKTLSFSQAISKKLKVMDTAAFSLCSDNELPIIVFNFHKKGSLSKVLSGEDIGTIVS
- the tsf gene encoding translation elongation factor Ts, whose translation is MSPSTDLITKLRSMTGAGIMDCKTALAHAKDDIDKAIQFLREKGIASAVKKAERVAKQGLVHSYIHAGGKLGVLVEINCETDFVARTEDFQKLAKEIAMQIAAANPLYIKREDIPAEVIEKEKEIYKVQLKEEGKPENVWDKIIVGKLEKFYSQVCLLDQPYIRDTSGKEKVKDLITNAVAKIGENIMIRRFSRFVLGEY
- the rpsB gene encoding 30S ribosomal protein S2 — translated: MSNISMKALLEAGVHFGHQTRRWNPKMAKFIFGTRNKIHIVDLQKTVKELKKAYKFVRDSVSEEKSVLFVGTKKQAQVPLKEESLRCGAFFVCDRWLGGTLTNFETIKKSISRLHELTKMKAEGVFKLLSKKEESQKEKERIRLDKSLEGIKEMKELPGIVFIVDPSEEATAVAEARKLHIPIVAICDTNCDPDLIDYPVPGNDDAIRAVKLFCSIMADAVLEGKGQLNKQEESSSNLDRSESDSEENIATEKVLETETKSKNKGEVQNEPIN